The following coding sequences are from one Panthera leo isolate Ple1 chromosome E1, P.leo_Ple1_pat1.1, whole genome shotgun sequence window:
- the LOC122206753 gene encoding SLP adapter and CSK-interacting membrane protein isoform X1: MDTLATQGPITMDWLRDNFWAVLAVAICIVSVSLALILYCACRQLLRQGKRWDVAKPLGRGQSDEEKTYENVLNESPVQLPPLPPRGLLFPEHTLPQDTPSQPPATYSLVNKVRNKTLSIPSYIEPLDDYDDVEIPANMEKRHF, from the exons GGTCCCATCACGATGGATTGGTTGAGGGACAATTTCTGGGCCGTCCTAGCTGTGGCCATCTGCATTGTGTCCGTGAGCCTGGCCCTCATCCTGTACTGTGCCTGTAGACAGCTGCTTAGACAAG GCAAGAGGTGGGACGTTGCCAAGCCCTTGGGAAGAGGGCAAAGTGACGAAGAGAAAACGTATGA gAATGTTCTTAATGAATCACCAGTTCAGTTACCCCCTCTGCCGCCCAGGGGTTTGCTCTTCCCAGAACACACCC TCCCACAGGACACCCCGAGCCAGCCGCCGGCCACATACTCGCTGGTCAATAAGGTTAGAAATAAGACCCTCTCCATCCCGAGCTACATCGAGCCTCTAGATGATTATGATGATGTCGAAATCCCCGCAAATATGGAGAAGCGTCACTTCTGA
- the LOC122206753 gene encoding SLP adapter and CSK-interacting membrane protein isoform X2: MDWLRDNFWAVLAVAICIVSVSLALILYCACRQLLRQGKRWDVAKPLGRGQSDEEKTYENVLNESPVQLPPLPPRGLLFPEHTLPQDTPSQPPATYSLVNKVRNKTLSIPSYIEPLDDYDDVEIPANMEKRHF, encoded by the exons ATGGATTGGTTGAGGGACAATTTCTGGGCCGTCCTAGCTGTGGCCATCTGCATTGTGTCCGTGAGCCTGGCCCTCATCCTGTACTGTGCCTGTAGACAGCTGCTTAGACAAG GCAAGAGGTGGGACGTTGCCAAGCCCTTGGGAAGAGGGCAAAGTGACGAAGAGAAAACGTATGA gAATGTTCTTAATGAATCACCAGTTCAGTTACCCCCTCTGCCGCCCAGGGGTTTGCTCTTCCCAGAACACACCC TCCCACAGGACACCCCGAGCCAGCCGCCGGCCACATACTCGCTGGTCAATAAGGTTAGAAATAAGACCCTCTCCATCCCGAGCTACATCGAGCCTCTAGATGATTATGATGATGTCGAAATCCCCGCAAATATGGAGAAGCGTCACTTCTGA